One Deltaproteobacteria bacterium DNA window includes the following coding sequences:
- a CDS encoding YbaB/EbfC family nucleoid-associated protein, whose protein sequence is MTHNIGNIMKQAKKIQEKMASMQAELESKTIEATAGGGMVTVVVNGKFEILSLKIDKEVVNPEDLDMLQDLIIAAVNEGVRKAQEMASAEMSKITGGFNIPGLM, encoded by the coding sequence TTGACACATAATATTGGAAACATCATGAAACAGGCGAAAAAGATCCAGGAAAAAATGGCCAGTATGCAGGCGGAGCTGGAATCAAAGACCATTGAAGCGACAGCCGGGGGAGGTATGGTAACCGTCGTGGTGAATGGAAAGTTTGAGATACTGTCTCTGAAAATTGATAAAGAGGTCGTCAATCCGGAAGATCTCGATATGCTGCAGGATCTCATCATAGCGGCAGTGAATGAAGGCGTTCGTAAGGCGCAGGAAATGGCTTCAGCAGAGATGTCGAAGATTACCGGTGGTTTTAATATCCCCGGTCTGATGTAG
- the dnaX gene encoding DNA polymerase III subunit gamma/tau: protein MEYLVLARKCRPQTFEEVVGQEHVVKTLRNAIRQSRVAHAFIFSGPRGVGKTTVARILAKALNCEKGPAQTPCNVCTNCREIAEGISMDVREIDGASNRGIDEIRELRDNIKYSPVSSRYKLYIIDEVHMLTREAFNALLKTLEEPPSHVIFVFATTEIQKIPATILSRCQCFDFRRISLKQIKNSLRQIAETEGVHINENGLTWIAEAGDGSLRDAQSIFDQVISYAGFEIKDHDIEALLGLTDRRFLFRLSETVFERNAGLCLKIVEEGYYAGLDMKYFYQMLIGHFRNLLLTKIVGKDHEMIDLGDDEVASLTMQSKDVSRETLQRLLDILMAEEENVRKSQAPRINLETTLVRMAYLEPMIPIDTILSRMEGLEKRLTSGGTLPFKTSPYEVKEETKSIPSQQLFGVTQAGMVDEVHCGYDTGEGKSLGDIWKDYKEYVKKQSYPLWSKIEAGKLLEYENDCLKIGFYKDYIFLDDIKEKSQKDRLTEISTAYFGKDVTIRIESLEKEPEERHNQIQNSAANNNNKINDIKRDALKHPLLQKVLDVFDGAVVHEVITKVNHE from the coding sequence GTGGAATATCTCGTTCTGGCCAGAAAATGTAGACCTCAAACCTTTGAAGAGGTGGTAGGACAAGAGCATGTCGTAAAGACCTTGAGGAATGCCATACGCCAGAGTCGTGTCGCCCATGCATTTATCTTCAGCGGGCCCCGCGGGGTGGGGAAAACAACAGTAGCCCGGATATTGGCCAAAGCCCTGAATTGTGAAAAGGGACCGGCACAAACACCGTGTAATGTATGCACCAATTGCCGGGAGATCGCAGAAGGCATATCCATGGATGTCCGTGAAATCGACGGCGCATCAAACAGGGGTATCGATGAGATAAGAGAACTAAGGGATAATATTAAATATTCTCCCGTTTCATCTCGCTACAAGCTCTATATCATTGATGAAGTACACATGCTGACGAGGGAAGCCTTCAATGCCCTTTTGAAGACCCTGGAGGAACCGCCCTCGCATGTAATTTTTGTTTTTGCCACGACAGAAATCCAAAAAATACCGGCGACCATACTTTCCCGTTGTCAGTGCTTTGATTTCAGAAGAATATCTCTTAAGCAAATTAAGAATAGCTTGAGGCAGATTGCCGAGACGGAAGGTGTTCATATCAATGAGAATGGCCTTACCTGGATTGCTGAAGCGGGAGATGGGAGTCTGAGAGATGCCCAGAGCATCTTTGACCAGGTAATATCCTATGCAGGCTTTGAGATCAAGGATCATGATATAGAAGCTCTCTTAGGACTGACGGACAGACGTTTTCTCTTCAGGCTATCTGAGACAGTGTTTGAAAGAAACGCTGGCCTTTGCTTAAAAATCGTCGAAGAAGGTTATTACGCCGGCCTTGACATGAAATACTTCTATCAGATGCTCATCGGTCATTTCAGGAACTTACTCCTTACAAAAATTGTTGGAAAGGATCATGAAATGATCGATCTAGGGGATGATGAAGTGGCCAGTCTTACTATGCAGTCGAAAGACGTTTCGCGCGAGACGCTCCAACGTCTACTAGATATTTTAATGGCAGAGGAAGAAAATGTGAGAAAAAGCCAGGCTCCACGAATAAACCTCGAGACTACCCTCGTCAGAATGGCCTATCTCGAACCGATGATACCCATTGACACCATTCTTTCCAGGATGGAGGGGCTTGAGAAAAGACTGACATCCGGGGGAACTCTCCCGTTTAAAACCTCTCCCTACGAAGTAAAGGAGGAGACAAAATCCATTCCTTCTCAGCAACTCTTCGGCGTCACACAGGCGGGAATGGTCGACGAGGTCCATTGCGGATATGATACCGGTGAAGGTAAAAGCCTTGGAGATATTTGGAAAGATTATAAGGAATATGTGAAAAAGCAGAGTTATCCGCTCTGGTCTAAAATAGAGGCCGGAAAACTTCTTGAATATGAAAACGACTGCCTGAAGATCGGCTTCTACAAAGACTATATTTTTTTAGATGACATAAAGGAGAAGTCTCAAAAGGATCGCCTTACCGAGATATCAACGGCATACTTTGGTAAGGATGTTACGATAAGAATCGAATCTCTTGAAAAAGAGCCGGAAGAAAGACATAATCAAATACAAAATAGCGCCGCGAACAATAATAACAAGATCAATGATATCAAGCGAGATGCCCTCAAACATCCCCTTTTGCAAAAGGTATTGGATGTCTTTGATGGCGCTGTGGTTCATGAGGTTATTACTAAAGTGAATCATGAATAA
- the tadA gene encoding tRNA adenosine(34) deaminase TadA, producing the protein MDYNDENFIDIALEEASLAFAKGEVPIGAVITLGGKILGKSHNCSILMNDPSAHAEILAIREAAGKMGNYRLVGTTLYVTLEPCVMCAGAIIQARIQRVVYGADDPKGGGVVSLYRLLQDKRLNHSVELRGGVKKDACAEILSRFFREKRIA; encoded by the coding sequence ATGGATTATAATGACGAAAACTTTATCGATATCGCCCTCGAAGAAGCTTCCCTGGCTTTCGCGAAAGGTGAAGTTCCTATCGGTGCGGTGATCACTCTTGGTGGCAAGATCCTGGGAAAATCGCATAACTGTTCTATTTTAATGAATGATCCTTCTGCCCATGCCGAGATTCTTGCGATTCGCGAGGCAGCGGGGAAGATGGGTAATTATCGCCTTGTTGGTACTACTCTGTATGTAACACTTGAACCGTGTGTTATGTGTGCAGGGGCAATCATACAGGCACGGATACAAAGAGTCGTATATGGTGCCGACGACCCCAAAGGTGGAGGGGTTGTTTCATTATACAGACTCCTTCAGGATAAGAGATTGAATCATTCTGTGGAATTGAGAGGCGGTGTGAAGAAAGATGCGTGTGCCGAAATTTTGAGTAGATTTTTTCGTGAAAAGAGGATAGCATAA